In one window of Candidatus Eisenbacteria bacterium DNA:
- a CDS encoding TetR/AcrR family transcriptional regulator: MAAVASVVSKERRTQAERSATTRWRLLDAAIECLHDLGYARTSTPEIARRAGLSRGAQLHHFPTKAELVTSAIERLFERRREEFLRAFAARPAGSDPCETAIDILWSMVSGPTFYVWLELVVAARTDPELKEPVQELTERLEGIVATTFRELFPEPAEPNPFYGVAPRFAFALLDGLAVERLNARDTTAHEAVLVALKALARMVMPTGAPASE, from the coding sequence ATGGCTGCGGTCGCGAGCGTCGTGTCCAAGGAGCGGCGAACCCAGGCCGAGCGCAGCGCGACGACGCGCTGGCGCCTGCTCGATGCGGCCATCGAATGCCTGCACGACCTCGGCTACGCGCGCACCAGCACGCCCGAGATCGCGCGCCGCGCGGGGTTGTCACGGGGCGCCCAGCTCCACCACTTCCCGACCAAGGCGGAGCTGGTCACGAGCGCGATCGAGCGCCTCTTCGAGCGCCGTCGCGAGGAGTTCCTGCGCGCCTTCGCGGCGCGGCCGGCGGGCAGCGATCCCTGCGAGACCGCCATAGACATCCTCTGGTCCATGGTCTCGGGCCCGACGTTCTACGTCTGGCTCGAGCTCGTGGTCGCGGCGCGGACGGATCCCGAGCTGAAGGAGCCGGTCCAGGAGCTGACCGAGCGCCTCGAGGGCATCGTCGCGACGACGTTCCGGGAGCTCTTCCCGGAGCCGGCGGAGCCGAATCCGTTCTATGGCGTGGCGCCGCGCTTCGCGTTCGCGTTGCTGGACGGGCTCGCGGTCGAACGCCTCAACGCGCGCGATACGACCGCGCACGAGGCCGTCCTGGTGGCCTTGAAGGCGCTTGCCCGGATGGTGATGCCGACGGGCGCGCCCGCGTCCGAATGA
- a CDS encoding carboxypeptidase regulatory-like domain-containing protein, whose amino-acid sequence MRTASAWRRGHAAILGALTFALAATQAWGACAGGACSAPGAGPLQTDCVVEYDGVTPNNPATRPRNVVCTDGDPACDADATPNGTCRFDLTICLNNPDPRFPACTPTDVASFVVRNRAPSSPKFDTRLAALEASVSALGLPNAGNVCTAVQQFKVDLVVRDGKYRPGKNKIRSKALTSSGVKDADRIKFQCLPSAAAPAPGASFARAEVVTQPASLIGGALSRGRLGDLRIYNEKIQVVIQQPGRALFGIGVYGGNIVDADRYHADGVERDNFEEWSPGINIENTANYTSVVVLNDGTDGNPAVIRATGPDDLLDFVNGSSVVAGFGFIFPPSADDRDLPIDIQTDYTLAPGAEYVKVDTTVTNLGATQLDIFFADYLNGSGQVELFQPTIGFGEPLVTNRDGAGAYLPCTAGTCDPQDFVAYSGEDGAAGVSYGYIHGINASSSFTTSGVTVPLLGQEAVTALIGIATPNFSMAASGNAGDAITITRYFAVGDGSVASIAQIRNQILGIATGTVSGTVTDGGGGVADADIAITAAVVNGFLGGPTRNVVNHTRTAADGSYSLTLPPGNYTVQANKDGRLAPNPGPTAITVAASSTVTQNFTVGDASRIRVHVTDENNSPIAAKVQLVGFDPSPDPRNFQNIFGLIQNNTGVFGEEFEDGLVQGIANVTFADKNGDTGDFPIEPGTYQLAVSHGGRYSASVQNVTITAGATTTVNAQIAKVVPTPGYIIGDFHVHGISSPDSEVTMTERVATQLAEGTDFFTPSEHDIRVDYRPTVEAMGVQNLIATAISAEITTFDYGHFNSWPVTIDPTKVNGGSVDWGRAGVAPGMDFPSLGSFTLSPQEIYAAAHADPKANLIQINHMRSHFNRDGLDIDTAEAGTGPPTSHTVGATRRLDPSITNYFDAGFDTLEVWIGTDGRTGDQTHFVGENLGDWINMLNQGILASGVADSDTHQRRTTQINARTYVASTVTDPALLWNEDENLAQSVVIGHATGTNAPFLRVSATTPLGTAGLGAADNTMIATNDGSATVDVTVDSPVWAPFDKIEFYVNNAPQAYDNDNNVNTRPLYRVIPNATQNVVPTLVNDYPSIAGAQHYHATAQLALSGLTQDTWVIVLVRGTDNVSQPLFPVIPNSLVAKACANNPCKSCNTNADCPSSTCSVLNQTLSDVTDGNMNQCGVLALAFSNPLFIDVNQNSQYDPPGVMLTP is encoded by the coding sequence ATGCGGACCGCTTCAGCGTGGCGACGGGGCCACGCCGCAATTCTTGGTGCGCTCACGTTCGCCCTGGCGGCCACCCAGGCATGGGGAGCCTGCGCCGGCGGGGCCTGCTCGGCCCCGGGCGCCGGTCCGCTGCAGACCGACTGCGTCGTCGAGTACGACGGCGTCACCCCGAACAACCCGGCGACCCGGCCGCGCAACGTCGTCTGCACCGACGGCGACCCCGCCTGCGACGCCGATGCCACCCCGAACGGCACCTGCCGCTTCGATCTGACGATCTGCCTCAACAACCCCGATCCGCGCTTTCCCGCCTGTACGCCGACCGACGTCGCGAGCTTCGTCGTGCGGAACCGGGCGCCCTCCAGTCCGAAGTTCGACACGCGTCTGGCCGCCCTCGAGGCCAGCGTCAGCGCCCTCGGCCTGCCGAACGCCGGCAACGTCTGCACGGCGGTCCAGCAGTTCAAGGTCGACCTCGTGGTTCGCGACGGGAAGTACCGTCCGGGCAAGAACAAGATCAGGTCGAAGGCCCTCACCTCGAGCGGCGTGAAGGACGCCGATCGCATCAAGTTCCAGTGCCTGCCCTCCGCCGCCGCACCGGCGCCGGGCGCCAGCTTCGCGCGCGCCGAGGTCGTCACGCAGCCCGCGTCGCTCATCGGCGGGGCGCTCTCGCGCGGGCGTCTGGGTGACCTGCGCATCTACAACGAGAAGATCCAGGTCGTGATCCAGCAGCCCGGACGCGCCCTGTTCGGGATCGGCGTGTACGGCGGCAACATCGTCGATGCCGATCGCTATCACGCCGACGGCGTCGAGCGGGACAACTTCGAGGAGTGGTCGCCCGGCATCAACATCGAGAACACGGCGAACTACACGAGCGTCGTCGTGCTGAACGACGGCACCGACGGCAACCCCGCGGTCATCCGGGCCACCGGCCCCGACGACCTGCTCGACTTCGTGAACGGCAGCTCGGTCGTCGCCGGGTTCGGCTTCATCTTCCCGCCCTCGGCCGACGATCGCGACCTGCCGATCGACATCCAGACCGACTACACGCTCGCGCCCGGTGCGGAGTACGTGAAGGTCGACACGACCGTCACGAACCTCGGCGCCACGCAGCTCGACATCTTCTTCGCGGACTACTTGAACGGCTCGGGCCAGGTGGAGCTGTTCCAGCCCACGATCGGCTTCGGTGAGCCGCTGGTCACCAACCGCGACGGCGCCGGCGCGTACCTACCGTGCACGGCCGGCACGTGCGACCCGCAGGACTTCGTCGCCTACAGCGGTGAGGATGGCGCCGCCGGCGTGTCCTACGGCTATATCCACGGCATCAACGCGAGCTCCTCGTTCACCACGAGCGGCGTGACCGTTCCCCTGCTCGGACAGGAAGCGGTGACGGCGCTGATCGGCATCGCGACGCCGAACTTCTCCATGGCCGCCAGCGGGAACGCCGGCGATGCCATCACGATCACGCGCTACTTCGCGGTCGGCGACGGCTCCGTCGCGTCGATCGCCCAGATCCGCAACCAGATCCTCGGGATCGCGACCGGAACGGTCAGCGGGACCGTGACCGACGGTGGCGGCGGCGTCGCCGACGCCGACATCGCGATCACCGCCGCCGTGGTCAACGGTTTCCTCGGCGGTCCCACTCGCAACGTCGTGAATCACACGCGCACCGCGGCCGACGGGAGCTACAGCCTGACGCTGCCGCCCGGAAACTATACCGTCCAGGCGAACAAGGACGGCCGCCTCGCCCCGAACCCCGGCCCGACGGCGATCACGGTCGCGGCCAGCTCGACGGTCACGCAGAACTTCACGGTCGGCGATGCGAGCAGGATCCGCGTCCACGTGACCGACGAGAACAACAGCCCGATCGCGGCCAAGGTCCAGCTCGTCGGCTTCGACCCGTCGCCGGATCCGCGCAACTTCCAGAACATCTTCGGTCTCATCCAGAACAACACCGGGGTCTTCGGCGAGGAGTTCGAGGACGGCCTCGTGCAAGGCATCGCCAACGTGACGTTCGCCGACAAGAACGGCGACACGGGTGACTTCCCGATCGAGCCCGGTACGTATCAGCTCGCCGTCTCGCACGGCGGACGGTACTCGGCCTCCGTGCAGAACGTCACGATCACGGCGGGCGCCACCACGACGGTGAACGCACAGATCGCCAAGGTGGTGCCGACGCCGGGCTACATCATCGGCGACTTCCACGTCCACGGCATCAGCAGCCCGGACAGCGAGGTCACGATGACCGAGCGCGTCGCGACGCAGCTCGCCGAGGGCACGGACTTCTTCACGCCGTCGGAGCACGACATCCGCGTCGACTACCGCCCGACCGTCGAGGCCATGGGCGTCCAAAACCTCATCGCGACCGCCATCAGCGCGGAGATCACGACCTTCGACTACGGACACTTCAACAGCTGGCCGGTCACCATCGACCCGACCAAGGTGAACGGCGGCTCGGTCGACTGGGGTCGCGCCGGCGTCGCCCCCGGCATGGACTTCCCGTCGCTCGGCAGCTTCACCCTGTCGCCGCAGGAGATCTACGCGGCCGCGCACGCGGACCCGAAGGCGAACCTGATCCAGATCAACCACATGCGGAGCCACTTCAACCGTGACGGACTCGACATCGACACGGCCGAAGCGGGCACCGGTCCGCCGACGTCGCACACGGTCGGCGCCACCCGGCGCCTGGACCCGTCGATCACGAACTACTTCGACGCCGGCTTCGACACTCTCGAGGTGTGGATCGGCACCGACGGGCGCACCGGCGACCAGACGCACTTCGTCGGCGAGAACCTCGGCGACTGGATCAACATGCTGAACCAGGGGATCCTCGCGAGCGGCGTCGCCGACTCCGATACCCACCAGCGCCGCACGACGCAGATCAACGCCCGCACCTACGTGGCGTCGACCGTGACCGACCCGGCCCTCCTGTGGAACGAGGACGAGAACCTCGCGCAGAGCGTCGTCATCGGGCACGCGACGGGGACGAACGCTCCCTTCCTGCGGGTGTCCGCGACGACCCCGCTCGGGACCGCCGGGCTCGGCGCGGCGGACAACACGATGATCGCCACCAACGACGGGAGCGCGACGGTCGACGTCACGGTGGACAGCCCAGTCTGGGCACCGTTCGACAAGATCGAGTTCTACGTCAACAACGCGCCGCAGGCGTACGACAACGACAACAACGTCAACACCCGGCCGCTGTACCGCGTGATCCCGAATGCCACCCAGAACGTGGTGCCGACGCTCGTGAACGACTACCCGTCGATCGCGGGCGCGCAGCACTACCACGCGACGGCGCAGCTCGCCCTCTCCGGCCTCACGCAGGACACGTGGGTCATCGTGCTGGTCCGCGGCACCGACAACGTGTCGCAGCCGCTCTTCCCGGTGATCCCGAACTCGCTGGTCGCGAAGGCGTGCGCGAACAACCCGTGCAAGTCGTGCAACACCAACGCCGACTGCCCGTCGTCGACGTGCAGCGTGCTGAACCAGACGCTGTCGGACGTGACGGACGGCAACATGAACCAGTGCGGCGTCCTCGCCCTCGCGTTCTCGAACCCGCTCTTCATCGACGTCAACCAGAACAGCCAGTACGATCCGCCCGGAGTGATGCTCACGCCGTGA